The Aeoliella mucimassa genome includes the window CGCGTAGACCGTCGCCGGCAAAGTTCTCGACGAGGTTATGTTCCACCAATGAGTGACTCGCGTTTACCGAAATGCCGAAGTTGACATTCCGCACCTGATTGTTGCGAATGGTGATTTGGGTTCCGTCGGCCAAAATGCCGTTGGCGGGAAGCTTGTTCCAGTCTTCGATCGTCCATTTGGCGATGTCGCTATCGCTAGCGGAACTCAGCTGACAGCCTTCCACGGTGATGTCGTGAACTTTTCCGTGATGGCCATGGTTGCGGACCGAGATCAAATCTCCCCGTCGCTTGGTCTCCTTCGGATTGGGGGTGAGCGTCAGGTCCTTGAATACCCAATTCGACGCAGCGACGAGCGAGATTCGGTGGAGCACCGCCTGGTTGGCTGGCTCAGCGCACAACGTGATTGGCTGCTCGTTGTAATAGCCACGCAGGGTGAGTGTGCCATGGTCGCCAGGCAGCAAGTGGATGGTGTCGCCCGGGTTCACGACTCCCTGGGGATTCTTCGCCACCAGCTTGGTCGCGTCGGTCGGCGGCAGCGATTCCCACTGCTGCGACTGTACCAAACCGCGATCGAACACGCCCTGCAAACTCTGCCAAGGCGACCCTTTGGTCCCCTGCCCTTCGGGGGTGCCGTGCACCGGGTCGATGTAGAAGTCGGTCGCGTTGGCAAACGCTCCGCAGCAGAAACTCGCCAGTAAGGCAAAGCACAAAACTCTCATGACACGCCATCCTTTAATGTGGAAGAGCCTAAGAAATAGCTCTCCTATTCTAAGAACGTGTTTTAAAATTCACTTTTCCGCGCTGGCCAGTCTTTTCGACATGAGGCTGATCATGGCGACGTAGGTGATGGCTTCGCTGGAGGCGGTTGTTTTTTCGTAGTCCTTGCTGTTCCGTCGATGTCGGGCCAGCCAGGCGAAAGTTCGTTCCACGATCCATCGCTTCGGCAATACCACAAACCCTTTTAGGCCGACTGGCCTGAGCACCGTTTGTAGAATCCAACCAAACGTTTCCCAGGTCCAATCGGGCAACCCTGATCGACCGTACGCGAAGTCGCCAAACACAATCTTGATTCGCTTGAATTGCTCGCCCAGCTTGTCCATTACCCATTCGGCTCCGTCCTGGTCCTGCCAATCCGCGCTATGAACGACTATCGCGAGCAACAATCCGAGCGTATCGACCGCCACATGACGCTTGCGGCCCGTGATTTTCTTGGCCGAATCGTAGCCCCTTTCTTCACCTCCTTCGGCCGTGCGAACCGATTGGCTGTCGATGATCGCTACCGTGGGTGTCGACTTCTTGCCTGCCGCTTTGCGTGTTTTGGCTCGCAACGCATCATGAATCTTCTGCCACGTGCCATCATTTCTCCAACGCCAGAAGATGCCGTAAACCGTACTCCAATTCGGAAAGTCCTTAGGCAGCATCCGCCACTGGCAGCCCGTGCGGACGACGTACAAGATCGCGTTGATGATCCGCCGGCGGTCAATCGGACGACGTCCGAACTGCGAACGTGCTGGCAACAACTGACGAAGCAATTGCCATTGTCGATCGGTGACATCACTGCCATACTTCCTTTCCGTTTTCATGCTACGGCTCCTTCCTCAGGCTGCTAACCAAAAGAGGGAGCCGTAGCTGTTTTTCTTTAATCAGGCAATTTCAAAACACGTTCTAAGAGATGACGCGGGGGATTTCGAACTTGTTCTCGCGAAGTTACCGCGACTTCACTCCGCCTTTCCCCTCTTCTTCTCCAGTTTCGAGCACTGCGAGGAACGCCTTCTGCGGGATATCGACCTGACCGATCGACTTCATCCGCTTCTTACCCTCCTTCTGCTTCTCCCACAGTTTGCGCTTACGACTGATGTCGCCGCCGTAGCATTTTGCGGTGACATTCTTGCGCATCGCACTGATGGTTTCTCGAGCGATCACGCGGGTGCCGATGGCCGCCTGCAGCGCGACTTCGAACATATGCCGCGGAATTTCTTGCTTGAGCTTCTTGATTACCGCGCGGCCGCGAGTATCCGCGTCGCGGCGGTCGCACACGATCGACAACGCAT containing:
- a CDS encoding right-handed parallel beta-helix repeat-containing protein, giving the protein MRVLCFALLASFCCGAFANATDFYIDPVHGTPEGQGTKGSPWQSLQGVFDRGLVQSQQWESLPPTDATKLVAKNPQGVVNPGDTIHLLPGDHGTLTLRGYYNEQPITLCAEPANQAVLHRISLVAASNWVFKDLTLTPNPKETKRRGDLISVRNHGHHGKVHDITVEGCQLSSASDSDIAKWTIEDWNKLPANGILADGTQITIRNNQVRNVNFGISVNASHSLVEHNLVENFAGDGLRGLGDYSVFQYNTVKNCYDVNDNHDDGFQSWSTGSGRPGSGKVVGITLRGNVIINFEDPNQPFRGPLQGIGCFDGMFEDWVVENNVIVVDQWHGLTLLGATGCRIVNNTVVDAAEGRPGPAWICIDKHKNGTPATNNVVRNNLVTSLRVPDRQANQVDHNLVIESLEQEFTDPSAFDFSLKADSKAIDAGAADLAPEIDIAGTPRPQGKAVDLGAYELKE
- a CDS encoding IS5 family transposase, whose amino-acid sequence is MKTERKYGSDVTDRQWQLLRQLLPARSQFGRRPIDRRRIINAILYVVRTGCQWRMLPKDFPNWSTVYGIFWRWRNDGTWQKIHDALRAKTRKAAGKKSTPTVAIIDSQSVRTAEGGEERGYDSAKKITGRKRHVAVDTLGLLLAIVVHSADWQDQDGAEWVMDKLGEQFKRIKIVFGDFAYGRSGLPDWTWETFGWILQTVLRPVGLKGFVVLPKRWIVERTFAWLARHRRNSKDYEKTTASSEAITYVAMISLMSKRLASAEK